The Streptomyces sp. 135 sequence CGTCCAGAAGTCGTGGATGAGCCGCGCCGCGTCCGGGGTGGACATCCCCACCTGCGTGAGCAGGACCCCGGTGAGCCGCTTGTCCGGGTCGGCGTACGCCGTGGTGCCGGTGCCGCCGTCCCAGCCGAACTGGCCGACGGGGGCGTAGTCGCCGCGGTAGGTGCGTACCGCCATCCCGAAGCCCCAGCCGCCGTGCTGCCCTTGGCCGAACGACACATGGACGTTGTCGCGGGCCAGCGTCTCCCGGGCGGTCTGCTGCTCGGGCGTGAGGCGGTTGGTGGTCATCAGCTGGACAGCGGGGCGCGACAGGATCCGGTCCTTCCCGTGCATTCCCTGATTCAGCAGCATCCGGAAGTACGCGTAGTAGTCGTCGACGGTGGAGACCAGCCCGCCGCCGCCCGCCGGGAACGCCGGAGGCCGGCTGTACCGTCCCTCCGCCGCCTCGTCCCACACGATGAACTCGCCGGTCTGCGGATCAGGGACGTAACTGGGCGGCAGCCGGTCGATCTCGTCGGCGGGCACATGGAAACCGGTGTCCTTCATCCCCAGTGGATCAAGGACGCGCTCGCGCAGGAACGCCTCGAACGGCTGGCCCGTGACCCTGGCGACCAGCACGCCGAGCACGTCATGGCTGATGTGGTACTGCCAGCGCTCTCCGGGCTGATACATCAGCGGAAGCGTGCCGAGGCGGCGCATCCACTCGTCCGGCTCGGGCGCCGGCTCCCCTCCCTGGCTCCAGATCGCCTGCTCGAATATGGCGGCCTGGATCGGGGTGCCGAGCGTCGTCACGTCCATTCCGAGCCCGAACGTCGAGGTCAGC is a genomic window containing:
- a CDS encoding serine hydrolase domain-containing protein, with the protein product MGQNNSGFSEAGLRRVRDVLARHVESGKIPGLVALAGRGDQTYVEAIGTMRHDGDAPMRRDTVFRMASTSKPVAIAPVMILLDECRLRLDDPVEPWLPELADRQVLKRVDGPLDDTVPARRPITVRDLLTSTFGLGMDVTTLGTPIQAAIFEQAIWSQGGEPAPEPDEWMRRLGTLPLMYQPGERWQYHISHDVLGVLVARVTGQPFEAFLRERVLDPLGMKDTGFHVPADEIDRLPPSYVPDPQTGEFIVWDEAAEGRYSRPPAFPAGGGGLVSTVDDYYAYFRMLLNQGMHGKDRILSRPAVQLMTTNRLTPEQQTARETLARDNVHVSFGQGQHGGWGFGMAVRTYRGDYAPVGQFGWDGGTGTTAYADPDKRLTGVLLTQVGMSTPDAARLIHDFWTTLYQAVDD